One stretch of Eupeodes corollae chromosome 2, idEupCoro1.1, whole genome shotgun sequence DNA includes these proteins:
- the LOC129944865 gene encoding uncharacterized protein K02A2.6-like — MKNSTTTTATIEALKKIFTIEGLPETLVSDNGPQFASSDFTNFCKKNGIQYLGTAPFQPASNGEAERFVRTFKNHFKKIFNENPNKDIALFQCLSTYCTTPNPKTGKSPAELLYGRLIPEHHSNTTTTSSQTLPNKFKTNEAVYARNFAKGHRWIEATIIKPIGTKMYLVKTNRGLWKCHQNQLKLRSEATDS, encoded by the coding sequence ATGAAGAATTCTACCACCACCACCGCGACCATTgaagccttaaaaaaaatattcaccatAGAAGGACTGCCGGAAACTTTGGTGTCGGATAACGGGCCACAATTCGCATCATCAGACTTTactaatttttgcaaaaagaacGGAATCCAGTATTTAGGGACCGCACCATTTCAACCTGCCTCAAACGGTGAAGCCGAACGATTTGTCCGCACGTTCAAAAACCATTTCAAGAAAATCTTCAATGAGAACCCCAACAAAGACATAGCCTTATTCCAATGCCTATCAACTTATTGCACCACCCCAAATCCAAAAACGGGAAAATCACCTGCTGAATTGTTGTACGGAAGACTGATTCCAGAACATCATTCGAATACTACTACTACATCGTCACAAACTCTACCAAACAAGTTCAAAACCAACGAAGCTGTATATGCCAGAAACTTTGCAAAAGGTCATCGTTGGATAGAAGCCACTATTATCAAGCCTATAGGAACCAAGATGTACTTAGTTAAAACGAATCGTGGATTGTGGAAGTGTCACCAAAATCAGCTCAAATTAAGAAGTGAAGCAACTGATTCCTAG